aacatatcaaatgaGATTTTATGATGCATAAACCACTTATTGATTACTACGTCATAACCTTTAGTGGTTTTAgtagatattattttaatatgatttagaatgttttgtattttattattataatgacATTTCTCGTATTTTAGGTACAGTTACATCATTAtgaatattcatattttatctAAACTTTCAGATTTGTCATTAGCGATCTAGATTTGGTACCAAATTCCCTTGTCGGTTAGTAGAAATGTCAAAATGATGAATAATTTGTCGTTGAAAACTAGACtcaaacaattttttatttgatatatagCATATAATATAACTCTTCATATAGTGAAAGTTATGTTCATTTAAAATTAGGTAATGTGCACGCTCGTTTGAAACTTTAGTTTGGCTTGCCCGAGGATCGCTTCAaatatgttaaagttatattgTACTAATCCGTAACCTCTTTGATTCTTTTGTACCTTATTAGTGCGCATTAAATATTAAACCCAACTCAAAATTTTAAGTGCTACACAAACTTACGTATTTAACAATCTAAAGAGCAATATTATCAACAAAAATCGCTTTTTTCATTGGGTTCTGTTTTATATCTCAAGGGTTTGATAATATATTTACTGATAAGATTTTCTTCAAcatattatttatctttttcttaCGTTTTCAAAATTTGTAAGATGTTGATAAGAGAAGTTTGTTATGTTCTCCAATTGCATATCATACCTAATTAACATCAAACACTTTATGGAGTGATGACAAATTGTTGCCATTACACAGCAATCGTTTTCAccctatgaattttttttcgttttttcaaaataaaaaaataaaattggaggGAGCAAAAATGGGTGAGAAAATTCCAAGATGACGAATCAAACACTCACCAACAAGACGAAAGTTCAGGTAATCAAATGAGCTACTAAGATTCCCCAATAAGTTTCTACTGTCCCATTCACGAATACACCATCATAAGTTGCTGTATTTTTCGCAAGAGAATCTCCTGAAGAGGCATCTCTAACTAGTTATATAACAATGTGAACAACAATAGTAAAACAGGGGTATTTGTTAAAGGTTTGATGccacattttttttgttttgtatcAAATCTTGAAACAGTataaatactccctccgtcctttttacttgtcaaattttgacttaaCACACCTATTAAGCAAACAATGATTAGTATAGTTGATAggattttaaacatatttactcactacATTTCTCAAAAAcattaactcaatgttaataaattaaggatataataggaagaaaaaaaaatattcttgttttgtcaaaattgacaagtaaaaaaggaaatcaaattagaaaatatttgacaaataaatagGGACGGAGTATATAAGATGAAGTTGACTGCGTGTTGTAAATGCTGAGAAGTGTAACAATGTAAAGGAAATTTTCAGCAATTACGAAATGACACTACTTGGGGAAACCATGTATGGCTCATTATACTACATACTCAAGCCAAGAAGCAGATTAAATGTTGAATACAGTACAAGGAAATGGTGGCGATGACATAGGAAAATACTGACCGACACATTCATGATTTGATGCTTGAAAACAGTTTGGCCAATCATTTAAGCAACTTTCAAAACCTTAtccataaaaggaaaaaaagggtaTGTGGACCTACTCAAGAAGAGCTTGTTCCTTCTACCTTTCACAATGCTGTTTCATCTTCTCTTAAAGGGACAATTAGAAAAGCTTTTTGCTCCGTTCAATCACTCCTACTCAATGGTTTATAAGGTAAAGGAAACCAACTTCTACACATTACCAAAATTCAGGGTGTAAATATTATACCCGGCCTTGCAATCAAAAATTGAGATATTGCTAGAGCGGTGGACATAGGATCAGGGGAAGTAAGGTCGATTATGGTGAGTTGAATTGCTTTTCTCATCATAACTCTATATATTTCTTCTCCAAAATTGAGCAGAGAATTATGCAGGAACCAGAATTAATACGAAAGAAGTAAATATATGATGAAGCTAAGCTAATTTATTATCTGATCTTATTACTAGAgaatcaaaattctaaaagacAGATATATTTGGCAAATGTATACGTATCCGATCAACAACAATGTCACTTCTTTATTGTTATCATGCGATGTAAGGTCTACAACAACTAACTCTAGTACGAGGACAAACTCTCTAACAGTGGTAGATATCCATGAACACGAAAGAAGGAAGATTAACTATTATActaatattaaaatttacaatatACTATAGTTATCCGGAGCCAAGACAAAACCATACCTTAAATAGAAATTTGAAGCTACCAAATACTCAGTCATCTCAAAATGGCACGCTCTTAGAAGTTGAGCTTGATGTGAGGGTCTTCAAATGATCAGAAGGAACAAATTCATGGGGTAGGTTGGCCCTTTTCACTATTCTCTTCATGTTATTCTGCAGGCTCTGCTGGACTAATTGTTTCACTGCTTTTTTCTCTTCACTCATCATATCATCCTCCATCCCATTGTTCAATTCAACACTCGAACAATATGTTGTACAACCTTGTGGGGCAGATATCGTGGTGCTCATACCACCATAATTATCAGAAACTTGCTTTCCTTTGTCCACCCTCAAGCATTCCAAGATTCTCGATGCCCGCTTTTGAGCCAATGTGCTTCCTAGAAGGGTCAATTCGAGCAGGGCTGAAGCAACTCCAGCCTCAATCATTGCCTGTCTATCTCCATATGACTTGTGAGCCATCACCATCAATATATATGATGCTTTCTCTTGGCAACCTGGTGCATCTGTCCAACTCACAACATCAATCAACATGGGGAACGCATCTGGTACACTACTAATTGCCTTCCGGGCCTCTGCTATTGATACTACATTGCAAAGAATTGACAGAAATCTTTCGCTTACATCCATATCTCCCAATTTGTTCATGATATACGCTATTAGATCACTCTCAAGTATGGGGAAAACATTCAAAGGCGAGATGCTAAGGTTGTAAAGCGCTCTCAACGAGTCATGTCGAGCTTGACAACTGTTGGTGTTCTGTACATTCTTCAAAGTTTTCACCAGGAATGCAATTGCTCCGGATGAACCAATTATGGGTTTATTGGAGTCCAAAGCActcaatccaagaaaattagcaACTACAGCTTCAGCGACATCTGGATTTGGGAATTCATTAACCAGCTTGAGCATTTTGTGAACAGCCCCTGACTTAACTATAGCTGCTTTATTTCTACAGTTAAAAACGAAGGATTGCAAAAAATTATTATGTACTCCTACTAGGCTAGAATAAGGAAAATCCGTACACTGAATGAAAATTAATAAACTTACGCATCATTGCCAATTGCAAGGTTAAGCAGAGCATAGAGAGCGGCGATCTGAGAAATTGAATCTTCTGAATCAAGCAACGCTATGAGCGGTGGAATCGCTCCGAGCAAAGCTAGGGTAGTTCTGGTGTCGGGAACCTCCTTGGTAAGTCGCCGGACATCCTTCGCTCCTTCCAAAACATGGCTACTCTGTAAGAGCTTGACTACTCTCTTCA
This Solanum dulcamara chromosome 8, daSolDulc1.2, whole genome shotgun sequence DNA region includes the following protein-coding sequences:
- the LOC129901322 gene encoding U-box domain-containing protein 3, with amino-acid sequence MGKCHRGNDVASVVLDRPFSTPGPDHFKLWSSFSRASFRRMILDAVSCGGGRHKRSSKSPPEQPTNLRSDCQQKKPAGSDRLSELLRLSESSENEEDVRQKVQMLEDLKRVVKLLQSSHVLEGAKDVRRLTKEVPDTRTTLALLGAIPPLIALLDSEDSISQIAALYALLNLAIGNDANKAAIVKSGAVHKMLKLVNEFPNPDVAEAVVANFLGLSALDSNKPIIGSSGAIAFLVKTLKNVQNTNSCQARHDSLRALYNLSISPLNVFPILESDLIAYIMNKLGDMDVSERFLSILCNVVSIAEARKAISSVPDAFPMLIDVVSWTDAPGCQEKASYILMVMAHKSYGDRQAMIEAGVASALLELTLLGSTLAQKRASRILECLRVDKGKQVSDNYGGMSTTISAPQGCTTYCSSVELNNGMEDDMMSEEKKAVKQLVQQSLQNNMKRIVKRANLPHEFVPSDHLKTLTSSSTSKSVPF